In Halorhabdus tiamatea SARL4B, a genomic segment contains:
- a CDS encoding glycosyltransferase: MDKGSLDGLDIAVAHWHVNAWGGAEYLVTKLADSVNVDTVYTLGEPDPDHTNPYGEIEFYDVTPSLDYSIVRRLQQQAGRLWEYAQWEDVDWRDFGNPDVLITSGATTRAIITPDDTLHINYCHSPPRWFYDLYHDRKDGLMGQLARPLIRYLRMRDITIDSRVDHYFVNSPIIERRLWKFYKRESEVLYPPLNLERYRNDGDDRFFLHLGRLDEEKGVPAVVKAFESLDEQLVMAGGEGDIDESVRKRIDRAATIDYRGFVDDEEKYNLLARCTAVVFNGRNEDFGIVPVEANASGKFVLARDEGFPSVFVEDGVNGYLHDGTANGIQSVVEAYEFRNDIDKPFLSEFTESTFRNRLKNHLIEWNTSFRERI; the protein is encoded by the coding sequence ATGGACAAGGGCTCGCTTGATGGTCTCGATATCGCTGTCGCTCATTGGCATGTCAATGCTTGGGGCGGGGCAGAGTACCTGGTTACGAAGCTTGCAGACTCAGTCAACGTAGATACGGTATATACACTTGGTGAGCCCGATCCAGACCATACTAATCCCTATGGTGAGATTGAATTTTATGACGTTACGCCAAGTCTTGATTACTCGATTGTTCGTCGACTTCAGCAACAAGCAGGTCGCCTCTGGGAATACGCTCAATGGGAAGATGTAGATTGGCGTGATTTTGGCAATCCGGATGTCTTAATCACGTCAGGTGCAACGACGCGGGCGATCATCACACCTGACGACACTTTACATATCAACTACTGTCATTCACCGCCTCGGTGGTTTTACGATCTTTACCACGACCGCAAGGACGGCCTCATGGGACAGTTGGCTCGCCCACTTATCCGTTATCTTCGGATGCGAGATATAACAATCGACTCTCGAGTTGATCACTATTTTGTTAATAGCCCCATCATCGAACGACGCCTTTGGAAGTTCTACAAACGGGAGTCGGAAGTGTTGTACCCACCACTCAATCTCGAACGGTACCGCAACGACGGCGATGACCGGTTTTTTCTCCATCTTGGCCGTCTAGACGAGGAGAAAGGCGTCCCAGCAGTCGTCAAGGCCTTCGAAAGCCTGGACGAGCAGCTAGTAATGGCCGGTGGTGAGGGCGATATCGATGAGTCTGTCAGAAAGCGAATTGACCGCGCAGCGACTATCGACTATCGCGGATTCGTCGACGACGAGGAGAAATACAACCTACTCGCGAGGTGTACCGCTGTCGTGTTCAACGGGCGCAACGAAGACTTCGGCATCGTCCCTGTTGAGGCGAACGCTAGCGGGAAGTTCGTTCTAGCACGTGATGAAGGATTCCCCAGTGTGTTCGTTGAGGACGGCGTGAACGGCTATCTTCATGACGGAACGGCCAACGGAATTCAGTCTGTGGTAGAGGCGTATGAGTTCCGAAATGACATAGATAAACCATTTCTTTCGGAGTTCACCGAATCGACGTTCCGGAATCGTCTCAAGAATCACCTTATCGAGTGGAACACGTCGTTTAGGGAGCGCATCTAG
- a CDS encoding glycosyltransferase yields the protein MKIAFVVGNFPKNSETFVLNQITGLLNRGHEVDIFARYKPSEERIHEEVSEYGLKQRTTYSNIPDNILLRLLFSPVQALRAPASRLRPMFESLKVHTYGRDALSLQAFYMTSSFNPSNYEITYAHFGPNGNIGSIFIRSGFNTNLVTMFHGNDIRMALNRNKQMYEPAFKESNLLLTNSEFNRKNLIQLGADPDKIDIQPIAIDTDRFHCPSERDQTNTGKIKITTIGRLVEEKGHEFAINAVSRINSRTNKNIEYHIVGSGPLKADLQRQTRRLNVEKSVVFCGQRSRSEVIRKLCHSDIFLLPSIDEGFGTVLLEAQSTKIPIVASRTGGIPEAVSTDSSVLIEPQNSRVIADEIVELIQNPSRRKAMGEAGRKFVINNYTIDVANDLLQSRFKRILHEDTS from the coding sequence ATGAAGATTGCATTTGTTGTGGGGAATTTTCCTAAAAATTCTGAAACATTTGTTTTAAATCAAATAACTGGATTACTCAATAGAGGTCACGAAGTAGATATATTCGCTCGTTATAAGCCTTCAGAAGAACGTATTCATGAAGAGGTAAGCGAGTATGGTCTAAAACAACGTACAACATATTCTAATATACCAGACAATATTCTATTACGTCTATTATTTAGTCCTGTTCAGGCGTTACGAGCACCCGCTAGCAGGTTACGACCGATGTTTGAATCTCTTAAGGTTCACACCTACGGAAGAGATGCACTTTCACTCCAGGCGTTCTATATGACATCAAGTTTTAATCCTTCTAATTATGAAATTACTTACGCCCATTTCGGACCGAATGGAAACATTGGTTCAATATTCATACGCAGTGGTTTTAATACTAATTTAGTGACAATGTTCCACGGCAACGACATTCGAATGGCTCTTAATAGAAACAAACAAATGTATGAACCAGCTTTTAAAGAGAGCAATTTACTTCTTACGAATTCAGAGTTTAATCGGAAAAACCTGATTCAACTTGGGGCCGATCCTGACAAAATAGATATTCAACCTATCGCTATTGATACTGATCGCTTCCACTGCCCTAGCGAAAGAGACCAAACAAATACTGGAAAGATCAAAATTACGACGATTGGTCGCTTAGTCGAAGAAAAAGGTCATGAATTCGCAATTAATGCCGTTTCTAGAATAAATAGCAGAACAAATAAAAACATTGAGTATCATATCGTTGGTTCCGGTCCTTTGAAAGCCGATTTACAACGTCAAACCCGACGACTCAATGTAGAAAAATCGGTTGTCTTTTGTGGACAACGTAGTCGCTCGGAAGTAATTAGAAAATTATGTCATTCCGACATTTTTCTTTTGCCAAGCATTGATGAGGGATTCGGAACCGTTCTTTTAGAAGCCCAGTCGACGAAGATTCCGATTGTAGCGAGTCGAACTGGTGGGATTCCAGAAGCAGTTAGTACTGATTCTTCTGTACTCATTGAACCTCAAAATTCTAGAGTAATAGCAGATGAAATTGTTGAACTTATTCAAAACCCATCTCGGCGCAAAGCAATGGGTGAGGCCGGACGGAAGTTTGTGATCAATAACTATACTATAGACGTAGCCAATGACCTTTTACAGTCGCGATTTAAGAGGATCCTTCATGAGGATACTTCTTGA